In a single window of the Marinobacter bohaiensis genome:
- a CDS encoding complex I NDUFA9 subunit family protein — protein sequence MTAPLIVVFGGTGYLGTHVVLRCLRAGLRVRIVARQPATLPVASGSASYQAADLNDPASLPQALVDADAVVNAVSLYVEKPPTLTFERVHVTGARHLAEACRQRGIPTLVHLSGLNPDPASPSRYVSARGRGEQAVRAVFPDAIVLRPSALFGSHRGLMSTLEQLTRLPVIPLFGRGQTRLQPVHVEDVAQAVVNSLTEPTCRGRIYELGGARILTYRQLVCLALRHTGRRRPLLPVPFALWFAGATLLSLLPSPPLTRDQLILMRDDNVVAPDADDLASLGIRARDIETTG from the coding sequence ATGACTGCACCGTTAATCGTCGTATTCGGCGGCACCGGCTATCTGGGAACCCACGTTGTCCTGCGGTGCCTGCGGGCGGGGTTAAGGGTCCGGATCGTGGCCCGCCAGCCGGCAACCTTGCCGGTCGCCTCCGGATCGGCCAGCTATCAGGCGGCGGACCTGAACGATCCGGCATCGCTCCCGCAGGCGCTGGTGGACGCCGACGCCGTGGTCAATGCCGTCAGTCTGTATGTGGAAAAACCGCCCACGCTGACGTTCGAACGTGTCCACGTGACCGGCGCCCGTCATTTGGCCGAGGCCTGTCGGCAGCGCGGCATTCCGACGCTGGTTCACCTGTCCGGCCTCAATCCCGACCCGGCCTCTCCATCTCGCTACGTCAGCGCCCGCGGGCGCGGCGAGCAGGCCGTGCGCGCCGTCTTCCCGGACGCCATCGTGCTGCGCCCCAGCGCCCTCTTCGGCAGTCACCGGGGGTTGATGAGCACCCTGGAACAGCTGACCCGTCTGCCCGTGATTCCCCTGTTTGGCCGCGGCCAGACCCGATTGCAACCGGTGCACGTCGAAGACGTGGCCCAAGCGGTGGTGAACAGCCTTACCGAGCCGACCTGCCGGGGACGGATCTACGAGCTGGGCGGTGCCCGAATCCTGACCTATCGCCAGTTGGTGTGCCTGGCCCTGCGTCACACCGGACGCCGAAGGCCGCTGCTACCGGTGCCGTTTGCCCTCTGGTTCGCGGGCGCCACTCTGCTGTCACTGCTGCCGTCGCCGCCATTGACGCGGGATCAACTGATTCTGATGCGGGACGATAACGTGGTGGCGCCGGACGCTGACGATCTGGCGAGCCTGGGCATCAGGGCAAGGGATATCGAGACAACGGGCTGA
- a CDS encoding thioredoxin family protein, translated as MKNLVREVSDREFAGAISHRKKTVVVEFWAPWCGPCHTLKPTLAGLAHEFADTVDVVSVNVDLNPETASALGVSNLPALIVFREGLAVARRTGVASLGELRSFLAEAL; from the coding sequence GTGAAAAACCTTGTCCGCGAGGTGTCCGATCGCGAATTTGCCGGGGCCATCAGCCACCGCAAGAAAACCGTGGTGGTCGAATTCTGGGCCCCCTGGTGCGGTCCGTGCCACACGCTCAAGCCCACCCTGGCCGGCTTGGCCCATGAATTTGCCGACACCGTGGATGTGGTGTCGGTGAATGTGGACCTTAACCCGGAAACGGCCAGCGCCCTTGGCGTCAGCAACCTGCCCGCCCTCATCGTCTTTCGAGAGGGGCTGGCGGTCGCCCGCCGCACTGGAGTTGCCTCCCTGGGTGAACTCAGGTCCTTTTTAGCCGAAGCACTGTAA
- a CDS encoding LysR family transcriptional regulator, translating into MKNQELTLLYVFNAIMTEGSITRAAERLSMTQPAVSNSVARMRQIWNDPLFIKKGRNIEPTSYALSLWNQVRSPMYELSNAVRDSHFDPGESKREFRIAIPDATLELIWQSLVCELEECAPGIDLHAVPYATETAFNQLRQAHVDMAIGMLTEHDHSLRSRWLFDSHQTLAMRSDHPLAGQPLSLDDFIAAKHLMVSMAGTARNIVDSALSRQGLKRRVAVTVNHFPAVPKLLRTSDLIATIPDIATYDEDFKDGIWMTSPPLDVDRTSLYLIWHTRHDRDPSIIWMRDLVERVTKARWADLNDAMAEAGQTASSG; encoded by the coding sequence ATGAAGAATCAGGAACTGACCCTGCTGTATGTATTCAACGCCATTATGACGGAAGGGTCGATTACCCGGGCGGCGGAGCGGCTGTCGATGACCCAGCCGGCGGTCTCCAATTCGGTGGCGCGCATGCGTCAGATCTGGAACGACCCGCTGTTCATCAAGAAAGGCCGCAACATCGAGCCGACGTCGTATGCGCTCAGCCTCTGGAACCAGGTGCGCAGCCCCATGTACGAGCTGTCCAACGCCGTGCGCGACAGCCACTTCGATCCCGGCGAATCCAAGCGGGAATTCCGCATCGCCATTCCCGACGCCACGCTGGAGCTGATCTGGCAGTCGCTGGTGTGCGAGCTGGAGGAATGCGCGCCGGGCATCGACCTCCACGCGGTGCCCTACGCCACCGAGACGGCCTTCAACCAGCTGCGCCAGGCCCACGTGGACATGGCCATCGGCATGCTGACCGAGCACGACCACAGCCTGCGCAGCCGTTGGCTGTTCGACAGCCACCAGACCCTGGCCATGCGCAGCGACCATCCTCTGGCGGGCCAGCCGCTGAGCCTGGACGACTTCATCGCGGCCAAGCACCTGATGGTGTCCATGGCCGGCACGGCGCGCAATATCGTGGATTCCGCCCTGAGCCGCCAGGGTCTGAAACGGCGGGTGGCGGTGACGGTCAATCATTTCCCGGCGGTGCCCAAACTGCTGCGCACCTCGGACCTGATCGCGACGATTCCGGACATCGCCACCTACGACGAGGATTTCAAGGACGGCATCTGGATGACATCGCCGCCACTGGACGTGGATCGCACCAGTCTCTACCTGATCTGGCACACCCGACACGACCGGGATCCAAGCATTATCTGGATGCGGGACCTGGTGGAACGGGTGACCAAGGCGCGCTGGGCCGATCTGAACGATGCCATGGCGGAGGCCGGACAAACAGCCAGCTCCGGCTGA
- a CDS encoding lipid A deacylase LpxR family protein yields the protein MRNRRLAGLLATVLFHPVLSAAPQTDPSSPAVAFAPPSEHGGPQAWAISFDNDLLAPRHTDRDYTAGFALTYAGRQGVDHWRPLDNTLGWVDRSLGLDRALPDMDVHTPAIEFGVYGFTPEDIDQANVVHGDRPYASLVYLSNSRSYVNPKTGDGWTSSLTLGMLGLDVFKGGQNAVHQVLSSEKARGWDHQVSDGGEPTLRYSLAYHDYLDISTPSSKFKATYYASAGYLTEAGVALTFRDGLISSPDNRFNPELTAYGERVNETSAGQARESYFWGGVALKARAYNAFLEGQFRHSDYTIDRSDVRPLLAEAWLGYTHSLGQGYKLSYVARVQSSEVDGGDADRTLAWGGLIFSKTFN from the coding sequence ATGAGAAACAGACGGCTAGCCGGGTTGCTCGCGACAGTACTCTTCCATCCGGTGCTGTCGGCGGCCCCGCAGACGGACCCATCATCACCCGCGGTGGCGTTCGCCCCCCCCTCTGAGCATGGCGGCCCACAGGCCTGGGCCATCTCTTTCGACAACGACCTGTTGGCCCCGCGCCACACCGACCGCGATTACACCGCCGGTTTCGCGCTGACCTACGCCGGCAGGCAGGGCGTCGATCACTGGCGCCCACTGGACAATACCCTGGGCTGGGTGGACCGTTCGCTGGGCCTGGATCGCGCCCTGCCGGACATGGACGTCCACACGCCGGCCATCGAGTTCGGTGTCTACGGTTTCACGCCCGAAGACATCGACCAGGCCAATGTCGTCCACGGCGATCGCCCATACGCCAGCCTGGTGTACCTGAGCAACAGTCGCTCCTACGTGAACCCGAAGACCGGTGATGGCTGGACCTCGTCGCTGACGCTGGGGATGCTGGGGCTGGATGTCTTCAAGGGCGGCCAGAACGCGGTGCACCAGGTGCTGTCCAGCGAGAAAGCCCGGGGCTGGGACCACCAGGTGTCCGATGGCGGCGAGCCCACACTGCGCTATTCCCTGGCCTATCACGACTACCTGGACATCAGCACGCCGTCGTCCAAGTTCAAGGCCACATACTACGCGTCGGCCGGTTACCTGACCGAGGCGGGGGTGGCGCTGACCTTCCGGGACGGGCTGATTTCATCCCCGGACAACCGCTTCAACCCGGAGCTGACCGCCTACGGCGAGCGGGTCAACGAAACCAGCGCCGGTCAGGCGCGGGAGAGCTATTTCTGGGGCGGTGTGGCCCTCAAGGCGCGGGCCTACAACGCGTTTCTGGAAGGCCAGTTCCGCCACAGCGACTACACCATTGATCGCAGTGATGTGCGCCCGCTGCTGGCGGAGGCATGGCTGGGCTATACCCACTCCCTGGGGCAGGGTTACAAGCTCAGTTACGTAGCCCGGGTGCAAAGTTCGGAAGTGGACGGTGGCGACGCCGACCGCACCCTGGCCTGGGGCGGGCTGATTTTCAGCAAGACCTTTAACTAG
- a CDS encoding AraC family transcriptional regulator, whose amino-acid sequence MGIANTPQHEPQGKGFIEDPQRPVLCHAAAYHRDRTVRSHAHPRGQLAWAEQGVLRIITDGGAWVVPPTHAVWIAPWIRHQVTTQTRASIRYLYVDASACHDLPEQCQVMEMTGLLRALIGRVMALDPTHPPHGGDARLVQVVLDEIARLEPSPLYLPAARDRRLQAVMQQLSADPADRRHLAELARDCGASPRTVERLFKAETGMSFQQWRTRLRLLEAVNRLSQGERSATVAHTLGYRSSSAFVATFRRHFGKPPQSFIRELS is encoded by the coding sequence ATGGGTATCGCCAACACGCCACAACACGAGCCCCAGGGCAAAGGTTTCATCGAGGATCCGCAGCGGCCGGTGCTGTGCCATGCGGCCGCCTACCATCGCGACCGGACCGTGCGCAGCCATGCCCATCCCCGCGGACAGCTGGCCTGGGCCGAGCAGGGTGTGTTGCGGATCATCACCGACGGCGGCGCCTGGGTGGTGCCGCCCACCCACGCCGTCTGGATTGCGCCTTGGATCCGTCACCAGGTAACCACCCAGACGCGTGCCTCGATCCGCTACCTCTACGTCGACGCCAGCGCCTGCCACGACCTGCCCGAGCAGTGCCAGGTGATGGAGATGACCGGGTTGCTGCGGGCGCTGATCGGACGTGTGATGGCCCTGGACCCGACGCATCCGCCCCATGGTGGTGATGCGCGTCTGGTGCAGGTGGTGCTGGATGAAATCGCCCGCCTGGAACCCTCGCCGCTGTACCTGCCCGCCGCACGGGACCGGCGCCTGCAGGCCGTGATGCAGCAGCTGTCCGCCGACCCGGCCGACCGCCGCCATCTGGCGGAGCTGGCCCGGGACTGCGGCGCCAGCCCGCGCACCGTGGAGCGGCTGTTCAAGGCCGAAACAGGCATGAGTTTTCAGCAATGGCGGACGCGCCTGCGCCTGCTGGAAGCGGTGAATCGGTTGAGCCAGGGCGAGCGTAGCGCGACGGTGGCCCACACCCTGGGCTACCGCAGCAGCAGCGCGTTCGTGGCGACCTTCCGGCGCCATTTTGGCAAGCCGCCGCAGAGTTTTATCCGGGAATTGTCGTAA
- a CDS encoding SLC13 family permease yields the protein MFNRRHLAPALVVLVAFLAVLIQVHPPAVLDANQTRTLGIVLVTLVLWATGVLPEYLSALLFFLAALLLEVATPAQIFSGFASSAWWLIFAGMIIGLAIRNTGLGDRLAAVLGKRLAHSYAGLIVGLVVVCTLLGFVMPSSMGRILMMIPVGMALAERCGFEAGSPGRTGVALAVTMGCHVTTFTILPANIPNMVMVGAADTIYGLQFRYTDYLLLHFPILGALKAFVIGWLILRFFPATTATTPASTSQVPSSGALSGQQRYLSVILLVALGLWLTDSWHGVGPAWVGLGVAIFLLLPKVGLVDNSRVGPQLNITVLLFVAGVLGLGAVVNGSGLGQILATHMERWLPLSPGSDAGNFFSLVGMAFSTGLLTTLPGVPAVLTPMAQDLSQLTGLSLETVIMTQVVGFSTILLPYQSGPLLVGMQLAHEPVRSLLKITLPLALIMWLVLIPLDYLWWQLLGMFGGA from the coding sequence GTGTTTAACCGACGTCACCTGGCGCCCGCGCTGGTGGTCCTGGTCGCCTTTCTGGCGGTGCTGATCCAGGTCCATCCACCGGCGGTGCTGGATGCCAACCAGACCCGGACCCTGGGCATCGTGCTGGTCACCCTGGTGCTCTGGGCGACCGGGGTGCTGCCGGAATACCTGAGCGCGTTGCTGTTCTTCCTGGCCGCCCTGCTGCTGGAAGTGGCGACGCCGGCACAGATCTTCTCCGGCTTCGCGTCGTCCGCCTGGTGGCTGATCTTCGCCGGCATGATCATCGGCCTGGCGATCCGCAACACCGGCCTGGGCGACCGGCTTGCCGCCGTATTGGGTAAACGCCTGGCCCACAGCTACGCAGGCCTGATCGTGGGGTTGGTGGTGGTCTGCACCCTGTTGGGTTTTGTCATGCCCTCGTCCATGGGGCGTATCCTGATGATGATTCCGGTGGGCATGGCCCTGGCGGAGCGTTGCGGCTTCGAGGCCGGGAGCCCGGGGCGTACCGGCGTGGCACTGGCAGTGACGATGGGCTGTCACGTGACAACGTTCACCATCCTGCCGGCCAATATTCCCAACATGGTGATGGTCGGCGCCGCCGACACCATCTACGGGCTGCAGTTCCGTTATACCGATTACCTGCTGCTGCATTTCCCGATTCTCGGTGCCCTGAAGGCTTTCGTCATCGGTTGGCTGATCCTGCGTTTTTTCCCGGCGACGACCGCGACCACTCCGGCGTCGACGTCCCAAGTGCCATCATCCGGCGCCCTGTCAGGGCAACAGCGTTATCTCTCGGTCATCCTGCTGGTCGCGCTGGGCCTGTGGCTTACCGACAGCTGGCATGGTGTGGGCCCGGCCTGGGTGGGGCTGGGCGTGGCCATCTTCCTGCTGCTGCCGAAAGTGGGCCTGGTGGACAACAGCCGCGTGGGTCCGCAACTGAACATCACCGTGCTGCTGTTCGTCGCCGGCGTGCTGGGCCTGGGCGCGGTGGTGAACGGTTCGGGGCTGGGGCAGATCCTGGCCACGCACATGGAACGCTGGCTGCCGCTGTCGCCGGGGTCCGACGCTGGCAACTTCTTCTCGCTGGTGGGGATGGCCTTCAGTACGGGCCTGCTGACGACACTGCCCGGGGTGCCGGCGGTGCTCACGCCCATGGCCCAGGATCTGTCCCAGTTGACCGGCCTGAGTCTGGAGACGGTGATCATGACACAGGTGGTGGGCTTTTCGACGATCCTGCTGCCGTACCAGTCCGGCCCGCTGCTGGTGGGGATGCAACTGGCCCACGAACCGGTGCGCAGCCTGCTTAAGATCACCTTGCCACTGGCCCTGATCATGTGGCTGGTGCTGATTCCGCTGGATTATCTGTGGTGGCAGCTGCTGGGCATGTTCGGAGGCGCCTGA
- a CDS encoding C40 family peptidase, giving the protein MIRPNLLKNRFFTGSRRLGLMALLLIGLVGCAGTPPADPPPRFSTVDAAPASTTTHRLQAVFERYEGTPYRYGGTDSDGFDCSGFIMTAYREGLGRLLPRTTDQMLAMGDVVPIDRIKPGDLVFFRIEGKDQHAGIYMGGNRFIHASSSVGVTESALDGYYWRDRYSQARRFEH; this is encoded by the coding sequence ATGATTCGCCCCAACCTTCTGAAAAATAGATTCTTTACCGGTTCTCGCCGGTTGGGGCTCATGGCGCTGCTGCTGATCGGGTTGGTCGGTTGTGCCGGTACGCCGCCCGCGGATCCGCCGCCGCGATTCTCCACCGTCGATGCCGCACCGGCATCGACCACCACGCATCGCCTGCAGGCGGTGTTCGAGCGCTACGAAGGCACGCCCTACCGTTACGGCGGCACCGACAGCGATGGTTTCGATTGCTCGGGCTTCATCATGACCGCCTATCGCGAGGGCCTGGGCCGCCTGCTGCCACGTACGACAGACCAGATGCTGGCCATGGGCGATGTGGTGCCCATCGACCGGATAAAGCCGGGAGACCTGGTGTTCTTCCGCATCGAGGGCAAAGACCAGCACGCCGGCATCTACATGGGCGGCAACCGCTTCATCCACGCCTCCAGCTCGGTGGGCGTCACCGAATCCGCGTTGGACGGTTACTACTGGCGCGACCGCTACAGCCAGGCGCGCCGCTTCGAGCACTGA
- a CDS encoding bifunctional GNAT family N-acetyltransferase/carbon-nitrogen hydrolase family protein yields MCPPFSDPNKRLEVRQARRSDIPAIITLSRRVYAGTGMYGYSEGPLTGQMNNFPEGQFVAVVGEQVVGYCATFRIAGEVALKPHDWTSVTGNGYASRHDPQGDWLYGMEVCVDPDYRGYRIGQRLYNERKSLCQALELQGVVFAGRLPSLRRKIRRYDSVEAYVEAIRSKKERDDVLSFQLHNEFEIHGILPHYLDADHDSMGYGIHLIWRNPAVTPNGERGRQKLYGKRMPDTVRVGTVQYQQRPVASFEAFSDIVTYFVDVVATYKGDFVVFPELFTLQLLSIERRRESAAAAIEAMTDYAGAYRELMRDLALRYNINIVGGSTPVKAADDTIRNMAYVFLRDGQVFEQPKIHPTPNEAYWWNITGGRRVSAIETDCGPIGVLVCYDAEFPELARHLVDQGIQILFVPFCTDERQSYLRVRYCGQARAVENQLYVVLSGNVGNLPNVPNMELQYGQSCILTPCDFPFDRDGIAADTTPNVETVAFADLRPKVLLTARNSGTVKNLHDRRHELYSVNWRGD; encoded by the coding sequence ATGTGTCCGCCCTTTTCCGACCCGAACAAGCGGCTGGAGGTCCGTCAGGCGCGGCGTTCGGATATTCCCGCCATCATTACCCTCAGCCGTCGGGTCTACGCCGGCACCGGCATGTACGGCTACAGTGAGGGCCCACTGACCGGTCAGATGAATAATTTCCCGGAAGGCCAGTTCGTGGCCGTGGTGGGCGAACAGGTGGTGGGGTATTGCGCCACTTTCCGCATTGCCGGCGAGGTGGCCCTGAAACCCCACGACTGGACTTCCGTTACCGGCAACGGTTATGCGTCCCGCCACGATCCCCAGGGGGACTGGCTCTACGGCATGGAAGTCTGCGTGGACCCGGACTATCGCGGCTACCGTATCGGCCAGCGCCTGTACAACGAGCGCAAGTCGCTGTGTCAGGCGCTGGAGCTGCAGGGCGTGGTCTTCGCCGGGCGTCTGCCGTCCCTGCGCCGCAAGATCCGTCGTTACGACTCCGTCGAGGCCTACGTGGAGGCGATCCGTTCGAAGAAGGAGCGCGACGATGTGCTCTCCTTCCAGCTCCACAACGAGTTCGAAATCCACGGCATCCTGCCCCATTACCTGGACGCTGACCACGATTCCATGGGCTACGGTATTCACCTGATCTGGCGCAACCCGGCGGTCACGCCCAACGGTGAGCGTGGGCGCCAGAAGCTCTACGGCAAGCGCATGCCGGACACGGTGCGCGTCGGCACGGTGCAGTATCAGCAGCGGCCGGTGGCCTCTTTCGAGGCGTTCAGCGACATCGTGACGTACTTCGTCGACGTCGTGGCGACCTACAAGGGCGACTTCGTGGTGTTTCCCGAGCTGTTCACCCTGCAACTGCTGTCCATCGAGCGGCGCCGGGAAAGCGCGGCCGCGGCGATCGAGGCCATGACCGACTACGCCGGGGCCTATCGCGAGCTGATGCGCGACCTGGCGCTGCGCTACAACATCAACATCGTGGGCGGCTCGACGCCGGTGAAAGCCGCCGACGACACGATACGCAATATGGCCTACGTGTTCCTGCGCGACGGCCAGGTGTTCGAGCAGCCCAAGATCCACCCTACCCCCAATGAGGCCTACTGGTGGAACATCACCGGCGGTCGGCGGGTCAGCGCCATCGAGACCGACTGCGGCCCCATCGGCGTGCTGGTCTGTTACGACGCCGAGTTTCCGGAACTGGCCCGCCATCTGGTGGACCAGGGCATCCAGATCCTGTTCGTGCCGTTCTGTACCGACGAGCGCCAGAGCTATCTGCGGGTGCGCTATTGTGGCCAGGCGCGGGCGGTGGAGAATCAGCTCTATGTGGTGCTGTCCGGCAATGTGGGGAACCTGCCCAATGTGCCGAACATGGAGCTGCAGTACGGCCAGAGCTGCATCCTCACGCCCTGCGATTTCCCCTTCGACCGCGACGGCATCGCGGCCGATACCACCCCTAACGTGGAAACCGTCGCCTTCGCAGACCTGCGGCCCAAGGTGCTACTGACCGCGCGCAACAGCGGGACCGTCAAGAACCTGCACGACCGTCGGCACGAGCTGTACAGCGTCAACTGGCGGGGGGATTAG
- a CDS encoding Yip1 family protein, giving the protein MLTHVWGLLTHPKSEWGHIEDEHETVRHLYAHHVLLLAAIPVICAFIGTTLVGWGFGGDHAFIKLDLLSAFLAGVAFYVAILGAVFLVGSVIHWMAKRFRKPPSRRRCVIFAGYIATPMFLSGLVAVYPLVWLCLLAGIVGLCVSAYLLYLGIPYFLGISSEEGFIVSSTTLAFGVLILEGMLAITVMLWGYGEVLLPWLFRF; this is encoded by the coding sequence ATGCTGACGCACGTCTGGGGCCTATTGACCCATCCGAAGTCCGAGTGGGGGCACATTGAGGACGAGCACGAAACGGTGAGGCACCTGTACGCTCACCACGTGCTCCTGCTCGCCGCGATCCCCGTGATCTGTGCCTTTATCGGGACCACTCTGGTGGGTTGGGGCTTTGGGGGCGACCATGCCTTCATAAAGCTTGATCTGCTCAGCGCGTTCCTGGCGGGCGTTGCCTTCTACGTCGCCATTCTGGGCGCCGTGTTCCTGGTCGGCAGCGTGATCCACTGGATGGCCAAGCGCTTCCGCAAGCCGCCCAGCCGCCGCCGCTGCGTGATCTTCGCCGGCTACATCGCCACCCCCATGTTCCTCAGCGGGCTCGTGGCGGTCTATCCGCTGGTCTGGTTGTGCCTGCTGGCCGGGATTGTGGGTCTGTGTGTGTCCGCTTACCTGCTCTACCTCGGCATCCCGTACTTCCTGGGCATCAGCTCGGAAGAAGGCTTCATCGTCTCCAGCACCACCCTGGCCTTCGGTGTGCTGATCCTTGAGGGCATGCTGGCCATCACGGTGATGCTGTGGGGCTACGGCGAGGTGCTGCTGCCCTGGCTGTTCCGGTTCTAG
- the cyoE gene encoding heme o synthase has product MSGASVKDVLRQFIALTKPGIIFGNSISVMGGFFLATQGGFNPALFVVTLLGLALVIASGCAFNNVIDRDIDALMERTQDRPLVQGTITPATTLGFATLLGLAGFTMLMQTNLLTAGLALFGFAIYVGAYSLYSKRHSVYGTLIGSLSGAMPPVVGYCAVTGQFDGAALILLVTFCLWQMPHSYAIAIFRFSDYKAARIPVLPVVNGIDSAKHHMVAYTVAFLVAALSLTVAGYTGIAYFVVILLMGLYWLRLGLKGYRAEDDVKWAKGHFGFSILTVMVLSFMMAINGLLPAALA; this is encoded by the coding sequence ATGTCGGGCGCGTCTGTTAAGGACGTGCTCCGGCAATTCATCGCCCTCACCAAGCCGGGAATTATTTTCGGCAACTCGATCTCCGTCATGGGTGGCTTTTTCCTGGCCACCCAGGGCGGGTTCAATCCGGCGCTGTTCGTTGTGACCCTGTTGGGTCTGGCGCTGGTGATTGCCTCCGGGTGTGCCTTCAACAACGTCATCGATCGCGACATCGATGCGCTGATGGAGCGCACCCAGGACCGGCCCCTGGTGCAGGGTACGATTACACCGGCCACGACCCTGGGTTTTGCCACGCTGTTGGGTCTGGCGGGGTTCACCATGCTGATGCAGACCAACCTGCTGACCGCGGGTCTGGCGCTGTTCGGCTTCGCGATCTACGTCGGCGCCTACAGTCTGTATTCGAAGCGCCATTCGGTGTACGGCACGCTGATCGGCAGTCTGTCCGGTGCCATGCCGCCGGTGGTGGGCTACTGCGCGGTGACCGGGCAGTTCGACGGCGCCGCGCTGATCCTGCTGGTGACCTTCTGTCTGTGGCAGATGCCGCATTCCTACGCGATTGCCATCTTCCGCTTCAGTGACTACAAGGCGGCCCGCATTCCGGTGCTGCCGGTGGTCAACGGCATCGACAGCGCCAAGCACCACATGGTGGCGTATACCGTCGCCTTCCTGGTGGCGGCCCTGTCGCTGACTGTGGCGGGCTATACGGGCATCGCGTACTTCGTGGTGATCCTGCTGATGGGCCTCTACTGGCTACGCCTGGGGCTCAAGGGCTATCGGGCCGAGGACGATGTGAAGTGGGCCAAGGGCCACTTCGGATTCTCGATCCTGACGGTCATGGTGCTGAGCTTCATGATGGCCATCAACGGGCTGCTGCCGGCTGCCCTGGCCTGA
- the cyoD gene encoding cytochrome o ubiquinol oxidase subunit IV, whose product MSTSTSHDSESHSHGSVKSYVIGLILSLVLTAIPFGMVMKGGFSEAVTVVTITIMAILQVMIQLILFMHMNLKSQEGRESGSFVFFTAVILVLVIGGSLWILYHLHINLM is encoded by the coding sequence ATGAGTACGTCTACCTCTCATGACAGCGAAAGCCATAGCCATGGCAGCGTTAAGTCCTACGTCATCGGGCTGATTCTCTCCCTTGTCCTGACGGCTATTCCGTTTGGCATGGTGATGAAAGGCGGTTTCAGCGAGGCCGTTACTGTTGTCACGATCACCATCATGGCGATCCTGCAGGTAATGATTCAGCTGATCCTGTTCATGCATATGAACCTGAAGTCACAGGAAGGCCGTGAATCCGGCTCTTTCGTGTTCTTCACCGCCGTGATCCTGGTCCTCGTCATTGGTGGCTCACTGTGGATTTTGTATCACCTGCACATCAATCTGATGTGA
- a CDS encoding cytochrome o ubiquinol oxidase subunit III, with the protein MATDTMTHDNVAAHGGHDDHEHHDTAGMKMYAFWIYLMSDLIIFGSLFATYGVLHDGTAGGPTAKDIFELDFVLVETVLLLFSSFTYGMAVLAMNKDKIGQLKGWLAVTFLLGAGFVGMEIYEFHHLIVEGYGPDRSGFLSAFFGLVGTHGLHVSFGLLWLLVMLIQLSTKGLNDMTRPRIMCLSLFWHFLDIVWICVFTFVYLMGAL; encoded by the coding sequence ATGGCAACTGACACTATGACTCACGACAATGTGGCCGCTCACGGCGGCCACGATGACCACGAGCACCACGATACCGCTGGTATGAAGATGTATGCGTTCTGGATCTATCTGATGTCAGATCTCATCATCTTCGGCTCGCTGTTCGCGACCTACGGCGTGCTGCACGACGGCACCGCCGGCGGTCCCACCGCCAAGGATATCTTCGAACTGGACTTTGTCCTGGTCGAGACGGTCCTGCTGCTGTTCAGTAGTTTCACCTACGGCATGGCTGTACTGGCCATGAACAAGGACAAGATCGGCCAGCTCAAGGGCTGGCTGGCTGTGACCTTCCTGCTGGGCGCCGGCTTCGTCGGTATGGAAATCTACGAATTCCATCACCTGATCGTGGAAGGTTATGGTCCCGACCGCAGTGGCTTCCTGTCCGCCTTCTTTGGCCTGGTCGGAACCCACGGTCTGCACGTCAGCTTCGGCCTGCTGTGGTTGCTGGTCATGCTGATTCAGCTGTCGACCAAGGGACTCAATGATATGACGCGTCCGCGCATCATGTGCCTGAGCCTGTTCTGGCACTTCCTGGATATCGTGTGGATTTGCGTGTTCACCTTTGTCTACCTGATGGGAGCCCTGTAA